In the genome of Candidatus Aminicenantes bacterium, the window CTTTGATGTTTTCACGTATCATGTGCGCACGAACAGCATCACCAAGTTGACTGAGAACGCCGGGCGCAACGAAAACCCCTCGTGGTCTCCTGATGGACGTCATATCGTGTTCGCCTCCAACCGCGGCGGAAGTTACCAGTTGTACCTCATGGATTACGATGGCGCCAACGTGAAACGCCTGACCAGCACGGGTGAAAACAAAATGCCCAAGTGGCAGAAATTCACTCATCGGCGGTTTGACAATTGATCTGCCCTGTACTATAAGATAGACTGAATTGATAGGAGGAGATTTCATGAAAAAATTACTGACTGTCTGCGTGCTTTGCCTAGCCATGCTCACTTTCTTTAATGGGTGCAAAAAGGAAGTACAAACCGAGCCTGAACCCCAGCCCGTGGTGGAAAAGGTTGAAGAAACCGCGCCTCAACCTGAGAAGCCGCAATTAACTGAAGAAGAGATCTTTATGCAGAAGACCCTTGATCAGATCAACCGCGAGGCTCACCTAAAGATGATTCATTTCGATTTTGACAAATACTTTATTCGTGAGGATATGAAATCCATCCTGCAGAAGAACAGTGAATGGCTGTTGAATCACGACAGTGTCGAAATCGTTATTGAAGGCCATTGCGATGAACGGGGAACCGTGGAGTACAACATGGCACTGGGCGAGAAACGTGCGGAAGCCGCCATGAAGTACCTGAAGTCGCTGGGCGTTCCCGCGGAGCGGATGCGAATCATCTCTTACGGCAAGAATCGTCCCCTGGTTAAAGGCGTGGACGAAGATTCCCATTTCATGAATCGTCGCAGCGAGTTCAAGGTAGTTAAAAAGTAATTCATCAAGACTGATTACAAGATGAAACAACGCGTTGCGCTCTTTCTGGGATTTTGTGTACTTTTGAGTGGGACCCTGTTGCCCATCCGCAAAGACACAAAGCTGCTTCTGGAAGAGATCCAGAGGTTGTCGAATCAAATCAAGGCCTTGAATCAGGATGTCGCCTCAATGCGGCAGACGCTCCGTGTCATGGAAGACAAGGTGAACGCCCTGACACGGACCGGAGCCGATGATACCCAGAACCAGGAAAACGTGGCCTTGAGTCTGCAATTCCTCAAGGAAGAGATCAACGAAATGAAAAACAAGGTTTCTGAAGTCATTGAGCGCCTGAAGTCCGCCCCCCCGGTTGCATCCGGGGGGGCGACTGCGGATGAGGAATATGCCGCGGCCGAGGAGGTGCAGTCTCCGGAAAACACCTATTACACGGCATATTCCGATTACATGAAAAAGAACTACGATCTTGCCATTCAGGGGTTCCAGCAGTTTATCAACCTTTTCCCCCGCAATGTACTGGCAGACAACGCCATGTACTGGATCGGCGAATGTTACTATGCCCAGAAGATGTTCGAGCAGGCCGTGGACACCTTCTCCCGCCTGATCGAAAGCTATGCGGACGGAGACAAAACCGCCGCGGCTACCCTGAAAAAGGGATACGCGCTGATCGAAATGGGCCGGGAAAGCGAAGGCGTTTCCGTACTCAGACAGTTGATCACCCAATTCCCCCTGTCCGAGGAAGCTTCCCTGGCCCAGCAGAAGATCCGGGATATCAGTCAGTAGAGGTGATGTGAATGAGTCATGTCAGGAGTATGAACCGGGTAATCCTGGTGGGGAGAGTGGGTCGTGATCCCGAAATCACCCATATTCCCAGTATTGAGAAAGATGTCGCCAAGTTCAGTCTGGCCACCAGTGAAGGCTACATGGACAAAAGTAACCAGTGGCAGGAATCCACCGAATGGCACAACATTGTAGCCTGGAGCGGGCTGGCTCAGAAGGTTGAACGCAGCATCAGTAAAGGTGACATGGTATTGGTCGAGGGAAAGATCAAGACCCGCAAGTGGCAGGACAAGGACAACCAGGAACGCCGCACAACTGAGATCTACGCGGACAACCTGGTAGTATTGGACCGGATTAACCGCGGCGGCGGCACGGGTGATGGCGGGGGCGGAAGTCGCGGACGCAGGGAAGGCGCTCCAGCCAAGCCCCAGGAACCACCCGTGCGAGATATCAATGAATTTCCCTACGATGACAGCCAGGGTGATCCCTTCTAATCATGGCATTCGTTAATTACAACAACAAAGAAATCACGGTTAAGATCGTTTATTATGGCCCTGCTCTGAGCGGCAAAACCACTTGCCTGCGCTACATTTACGCCAGCCGCAGTCTGAAAAAAAAAGGCAAACTGATCACCCTGGATACCGATGGCGACCGCACCCTGTTTTTCGATTTTCTGCCGCTGGAAATCGGCAAATTGGGAGAGTATACGGTAAAGATCCAGTTGTACACCGTTCCCGGGCAGGTGGCTTACGACACCACGCGAAAACTGGTTTTGCAGGGGGCGGACGGAATCGTTTTCGTGGCCGATTCCCAGGTGGCGGTTCGTGAGCAGAACATCGCCAGTTACAAAAACATGAAACGTAACCTGGCGCTAAACAACATTTCGTACAGTGAAATTCCCATTATCCTGCAGTACAACAAGCGCGATCTGCACGAAATTCTGCCTGTGGATGAGTTAAACAGTGACCTGAACGGCGACAACAAGCCTTTTTCCCCCACCGTGGCCACTTCGGGCGAAAAGATCATTGAATCCCTGCATACCATTATGCGCCTGGTGGTGATCTCGTTGAAAAACCGTTTGTCGGTATTCCAAAAAGACAAAACCGTGATGTTTTCCCGGGATGAAATCACCACGTCGTCTCCCGAATCACCTGAGCCCATTGAAAAAATTTCAGGGAAAGCGTCGGAAATGGAAGCTGGGGACACTGAAGCTGAAGACATCTTTGAGTTGGACAGTCCGATTGAGGAATTGGAATCCGCAGAGGAAGAGGAAGCGATTTTTGATCTTGGTGATGAGTCCGTGTTGACACCAGGAGAAGCAGAAGCCATCGAAGTTCCCGATTTTGACCATCAGGCGGACTCCACCTCACCGCCGTTGGCGGATGCCCACAAGCCGGGAGGGCAGGACAGTACCGATTACTGGGAAGAGAAAGAAAACAGCGATATTCACATTCGCCTGGATGATTCCGCCGGCAAAGTCGTGATTCCCGTAACCCTGGTTGTGCCCAAAGGGCATGACAAGACCCAAGTGGATATCCAGCTCTCTGTAACCATTCAGTCGGAAGACTGACCAGGACAATATGAGGTTTCGTCTGGGATGCCTGTTGCTGGCGGCTTGCTACCCGCTAATGATCCCGGGTCAGGGAACCCAGGTGCTGGCGGACAAAACCGCCGCCGCCATCGGAAAGGTACTGGCTTCCCGGTACAATCCCAGCACCACCATTATTTCCTTTGAAAACCACACGGAATGGCCGGATGTGGCGGTGCAGAAGTTTTACCAGCTGCTGGTTTCCGGGCTGGAAACCATTCCTCAGAAAGGTTTTGAATTTCATGACCGCATGGTGGCTTTTACCGGCGGTCGCGGTCGCTTCCAGGTTCGCCGACTTGACGATATCGCATTCTTGATTGCGCTGAAGATGATCCGCTCGCAAGCCAGGGTGGGGGTGGGGATTACGGTATTTTCCCGCCAATCGGATCGCATAGTGGCTATTCGCTATGTATCCGAGAAGATTCCAGCCGGGGAGTTGCGGATCCTGAATCTGCCTGAACAGGTTTTTGCGGGTACCGGATTCTCGATGACGGCGCGTATTGAGGCTGACCCCGGCCTGATGGACGTCTGTTCCCGGACCGAACCCAACGGCCAGGTCCGTCACTATTTTCTATATCCAGATAAAGTCGAAGTGTTTGAATGGCAGGAACGCCGCATGGTGCGTTTGCTGACACTGCCCCTGGAGTGGGGACGCCCCATCACCCCGGCCCGGCAGATAGAGGGCCATCTGCTGGTGTTCCATAACCAGTTCGGTTTATGGTTGACAGTCGGCACCAACATATCAAAAGAATCACTGGTATTTCTGCGGCGCGCGGGAAGCTGGGAATCACGGGAAACCCTTGACTTTGTGCCCATTCGCCGCCTGGTGATCAACGACGCTCCATATCTGGCGGGCATGCGCTACGCCTCCGGCCGCAATTATTTTCATGGCGGCTTGGTCTTGATGCCTTTGGTTGAGGGCCGGCCGGACCGGGATCGATTGTACGAAAAGCCTCTGCCCGACGCGTTTGCCGTTGATTTTACCGCCCGGGATGGGCGCTTGACCGGTCTGCATCTGGTTGACCGGGATTATCGTTACCGCGTGTATACCACGGATTTCGAAGATTCCACCGCGGATGAACGCCTGCGTGGTGCCGCCCTGGCGGCTTTAGAAACCGAGTGGGTGGCACTTTCCGCCTATACCCGCGGCAATGACCGCGTGCATTTTTTCAAGACCAAAAACGGCGGTGTCCGGGAAGTGTATGAAGGGGATTTTCCCGGTTGCGAGATCCGTTTTATCAGTCCCGGAAGATGGGAAGACAAGCCGGGGTTCTGGATCTGCCTGGATGGCGCGGATCAAAAAAGTGTCCGGGCGGAACTGCAATTCTGGAGCAGGAGTGACTTGCCGCAACAAACACAGAAAGACAATACGGAAAAACCGGAAGAGGTCGGCGATGTCCAGAATTAAGTGGGCCCTGATCCTTTTTGCGCTATCGGTTGCCCTCATGTACGGCGCCATAAAGCCCACTTATGGAGGAGAAGTCCGCATCCGCCTGGGTGAACCGGCCACTTTTGCTTTTTCTCCTTCCAATTATTCCAACCTGGTTTTTTATTCCCTGATTTACGAAAACTTTTTCTATCACGAAAGTAGCGGTCGCCTGCGATCGAATCTTTTTTCCAATTACCATTATGACAACAGCAAACATACCCTTACCCTTGACCTGCGGCGCAATCTCAGTTTTTCTGACGGCAGTCCGGTAACCCCGGACCATGTATTGAAATCCCTGGAATCGTTCATTTCGCGGAACCTGCTTGGGGCGCGAAAACTGGGGAAACGAATTCGCCGTTTGCAGGTTTCAGGGGATTCCATCGTCATAGAACTGGCTTATCACCTTCCCGATGCCGTTTTTTTACTGGCCGTTCCTGAACTGATTCTTCAGGCGGACCGTGACAATGTGTTTTCCGGTCCCTTTATCCCCGTGGAATGGGAACAGGGCCGATTTATTTTATTGAAAGCCAATT includes:
- the ybgF gene encoding tol-pal system protein YbgF, with amino-acid sequence MKQRVALFLGFCVLLSGTLLPIRKDTKLLLEEIQRLSNQIKALNQDVASMRQTLRVMEDKVNALTRTGADDTQNQENVALSLQFLKEEINEMKNKVSEVIERLKSAPPVASGGATADEEYAAAEEVQSPENTYYTAYSDYMKKNYDLAIQGFQQFINLFPRNVLADNAMYWIGECYYAQKMFEQAVDTFSRLIESYADGDKTAAATLKKGYALIEMGRESEGVSVLRQLITQFPLSEEASLAQQKIRDISQ
- the pal gene encoding peptidoglycan-associated lipoprotein Pal; translated protein: MKKLLTVCVLCLAMLTFFNGCKKEVQTEPEPQPVVEKVEETAPQPEKPQLTEEEIFMQKTLDQINREAHLKMIHFDFDKYFIREDMKSILQKNSEWLLNHDSVEIVIEGHCDERGTVEYNMALGEKRAEAAMKYLKSLGVPAERMRIISYGKNRPLVKGVDEDSHFMNRRSEFKVVKK
- the ssb gene encoding single-stranded DNA-binding protein, coding for MSHVRSMNRVILVGRVGRDPEITHIPSIEKDVAKFSLATSEGYMDKSNQWQESTEWHNIVAWSGLAQKVERSISKGDMVLVEGKIKTRKWQDKDNQERRTTEIYADNLVVLDRINRGGGTGDGGGGSRGRREGAPAKPQEPPVRDINEFPYDDSQGDPF
- a CDS encoding GTPase translates to MAFVNYNNKEITVKIVYYGPALSGKTTCLRYIYASRSLKKKGKLITLDTDGDRTLFFDFLPLEIGKLGEYTVKIQLYTVPGQVAYDTTRKLVLQGADGIVFVADSQVAVREQNIASYKNMKRNLALNNISYSEIPIILQYNKRDLHEILPVDELNSDLNGDNKPFSPTVATSGEKIIESLHTIMRLVVISLKNRLSVFQKDKTVMFSRDEITTSSPESPEPIEKISGKASEMEAGDTEAEDIFELDSPIEELESAEEEEAIFDLGDESVLTPGEAEAIEVPDFDHQADSTSPPLADAHKPGGQDSTDYWEEKENSDIHIRLDDSAGKVVIPVTLVVPKGHDKTQVDIQLSVTIQSED